The following DNA comes from Ornithobacterium rhinotracheale DSM 15997.
TAAATTGCCCTATGTGAATTTTATAACATAGTAATTTTATGTATTATTTGTGTTTTATTTATGAAAAAACTTCTTTAGAAAAAATATGTATTTCTATATCTTTGCACTAACTAAGATAATTAACATACATAGATGGAAGTCGTAGGAAAAGTAAAAAAAATATTGGAACCACAAACATTTAATAGTGGTTTTACTAAGCAAGAAGTAGTAATTTTGACACAAGAGCAGTATCCGCAGACTCTTGCTATTGAGTTTTTGCAGGATAAAGTGAACTTGCTTACTAATATAAAAGAAGGAGATGATGTGAAGATCTCAATTAACTTGAGAGGTAGAGAATGGGTGAACCCTGAAGGAGTAACTAAATACTTTAATTCCATCACAGGGTGGAGAATAGAGCCACTAGTGCCCGCTACACAAGCAGCAGCAGTAGCGACTTCAGCAGTAGAGCCTACTCCTCCGTCGGCAGATTCTTTTAATCAGAATTTCAATGATTTAAACGCTGGCGATGATGTAGACGATCTCCCTTTTTAACATAATTGATAAAAAAGAAAATTTACTTAGGCATACTATTTGCAACATAATTTAACAAGATAAAAATTTAAATTTTAACTAGAATGAAAAAAACAATTATTTGTTCTGCTTTGGCATTTCTTGGAATCCAAGCTAACGCGCAAGTTGAAGATGTAAGCGTAACGCTTTCACCTACTGCTAGCTACAACTGGTTTGATAACAATTCAGCAATCAAAGATG
Coding sequences within:
- a CDS encoding DUF3127 domain-containing protein, yielding MEVVGKVKKILEPQTFNSGFTKQEVVILTQEQYPQTLAIEFLQDKVNLLTNIKEGDDVKISINLRGREWVNPEGVTKYFNSITGWRIEPLVPATQAAAVATSAVEPTPPSADSFNQNFNDLNAGDDVDDLPF